From Staphylothermus hellenicus DSM 12710, a single genomic window includes:
- a CDS encoding zinc-dependent alcohol dehydrogenase family protein: MKAMVLYEPGPVEKNPLKLSDVDIRDPRGDEVLLEISCCGVCRTDLHIVEGELKPIKLPLIPGHQVVARVKEVGENVDNVSKGMRVGVPWLYWACGKCKYCRRGLENLCDHALFTGYSVDGGYAEYMIAKKDFVHPLPNTHDDCKAAPLLCAGAVGYRALRLTGLVDKKEGILGLFGFGASAHLILQAAKALGLTVYVFTHTPWKIEYAYKLGADWAGNTKETPPNKLDAAIVFAPVSWVFIEALKKLDKGGRVVLGEIYMSPIEKLDYKLLWLEREVKTTANVTRRDVREFLDIASKHRIYPDITIYKLEEANKALQDLKHGKIKGQAVLKIK, translated from the coding sequence TTGAAAGCCATGGTTCTATATGAACCTGGACCTGTAGAGAAAAATCCGTTAAAACTTAGCGATGTTGATATAAGGGATCCACGCGGAGACGAGGTATTATTAGAGATATCATGTTGTGGAGTTTGTAGAACAGATCTACATATAGTTGAGGGAGAACTCAAACCAATCAAACTCCCTCTTATACCTGGTCACCAAGTAGTAGCTCGAGTAAAAGAGGTTGGGGAAAATGTTGATAATGTAAGTAAAGGTATGAGGGTAGGAGTTCCCTGGCTTTACTGGGCATGTGGAAAATGCAAGTATTGTAGGAGGGGATTAGAAAACCTATGTGATCACGCATTATTCACTGGATATAGTGTTGATGGAGGATATGCTGAATACATGATTGCTAAGAAGGACTTCGTGCACCCACTCCCAAACACTCATGACGACTGCAAAGCCGCTCCTCTACTATGTGCTGGCGCTGTTGGGTATAGAGCCCTACGCTTAACAGGGCTAGTCGATAAGAAAGAAGGCATACTGGGCTTATTCGGATTCGGCGCATCAGCACATCTAATTCTACAAGCTGCAAAAGCACTTGGTTTAACTGTGTATGTTTTCACACATACTCCATGGAAGATAGAGTACGCATATAAGCTCGGTGCAGATTGGGCTGGAAACACAAAGGAAACACCGCCTAATAAACTGGATGCAGCAATAGTGTTCGCACCTGTATCATGGGTCTTTATCGAAGCATTGAAAAAACTTGATAAGGGCGGAAGAGTTGTTCTAGGAGAAATATATATGTCGCCTATTGAGAAACTTGACTATAAACTACTATGGCTGGAGAGAGAAGTAAAAACAACAGCTAACGTTACACGTAGAGATGTCCGGGAATTTCTAGATATAGCATCAAAGCACAGAATATACCCTGATATAACGATTTATAAATTAGAAGAAGCCAATAAGGCGTTACAAGACCTTAAACATGGAAAGATCAAGGGCCAAGCTGTTTTGAAAATAAAATAA